The following coding sequences lie in one Maribacter forsetii DSM 18668 genomic window:
- a CDS encoding SusC/RagA family TonB-linked outer membrane protein — translation MNFKLKIFMVVMLLVNIQLFAQDTYDLSGTVVDANNVPIPGANIVVANTTRGTQSDFDGNFSIKVTSGDILRFSYIGYTTETVAIVSQKTVSVTLNEDASQLDEVVVVGYGTQKKSTVTGSISKVTNENLDQIAVSRVDDALIGQVSGVNIQATNAEAGGAPTITIRGIGSVTADSGPALVIDGVVVSSEFLGNLDMNDVESFEVLKDAASAAIYGSEGSNGVILITTKSGKAGKTKFSYQTYTGIKSAHGSDDYRKSVSEWAKIEQAATGTLSNETQYAQLLVQATGVDRDWQDVFFDGGAITSHSISARGGSEDTKFSTSLRYLHDEGVVITDDYKLFSANMKVDSKIGEKARFGIRATPSYTKQRRLPTSIHNPTRQSPWLPIYHTEESLQFIDRSVYPDVGVGDYFYENHLVELDVNGDGNDSRPRTSGDSNPYAQYVEREHFEYNTKLFGSTYLSYELLDGLTAKTQLGVTLEQRKRTRYDGVLNHASGNSRASYYLANRFRTRVISDNTLNYTKTFGDDHDLNLLLGATIQKRKSEESITTGSGFSNDLLKNFQGATLVDLPTEINTELKKLGYFARVNYAYKGKYLVNASFRRDGSSVFGIDSKWGNFPAVSVGWNVAKENFLVNSDAVNTMKFRASYGLTGAENFNVGDDIVNSWPYLALLQNSNSIDNGSIAAGVSPLNIANTLLQWEASKELTVGLDYGFFNNRISGSIDYYERTSDELLLNNPVSYISGFNSGIVNLGEVQNKGVELELRTRNVSNENFSWNSTFIASTNKNELLSFGDSNNALIEDDYGRNSQWINRIGEPISSFWGYVVDEEAFDETSFRTTYVDSPWNRINGQSDDTIVKDLNGDGLITEEDKTILGSPYPDLVYSFTNEFKFGNVDFSFMVQGSLGAQVNNIGDQYFYNWFGNRTRSGGELEAVANGLVSDVSFIQEKVLTSDVIASADYFSLRNVNLGYNFSNDVAERIGVSGLRVYATAQNLLYITADDYHGFNPEHIDGSNPRAYGSQRAGTPIFRTVTFGLNVDF, via the coding sequence ATGAATTTTAAATTAAAAATTTTTATGGTTGTAATGTTGCTTGTCAACATACAATTATTTGCACAAGACACCTATGATCTATCAGGTACGGTAGTAGATGCAAACAATGTACCAATACCTGGTGCAAATATCGTTGTAGCAAATACAACAAGAGGAACTCAAAGTGATTTTGATGGAAATTTTAGCATTAAAGTAACTAGTGGGGATATTCTACGTTTTTCTTATATAGGATATACTACTGAAACAGTAGCTATCGTTTCACAGAAAACAGTTAGTGTTACTTTAAATGAAGACGCTAGTCAATTAGACGAAGTTGTAGTTGTTGGTTATGGTACGCAGAAAAAATCTACCGTTACCGGTTCAATTTCTAAAGTAACTAACGAAAATCTAGACCAAATAGCGGTGTCAAGGGTTGATGACGCATTAATAGGTCAAGTTTCAGGTGTTAATATTCAAGCTACTAATGCTGAAGCGGGTGGTGCTCCTACTATTACTATTAGAGGTATTGGTTCGGTAACGGCTGATTCTGGTCCTGCATTGGTAATTGATGGGGTAGTAGTAAGTTCAGAGTTTCTTGGTAACCTTGATATGAATGATGTAGAATCTTTTGAGGTATTAAAAGATGCTGCTTCTGCCGCAATTTATGGTAGTGAAGGTTCTAACGGTGTAATTTTAATTACTACCAAAAGCGGTAAGGCCGGTAAAACTAAATTTAGCTATCAGACTTACACAGGTATTAAAAGTGCCCATGGTAGTGATGATTACAGAAAAAGTGTGTCTGAATGGGCTAAAATAGAACAAGCTGCAACAGGTACTCTTTCAAATGAAACTCAGTATGCGCAATTGTTAGTGCAGGCTACAGGTGTTGATAGAGATTGGCAAGATGTTTTCTTTGACGGAGGGGCTATAACCAGTCACTCGATATCTGCTAGAGGAGGCTCAGAAGATACTAAGTTCAGTACTTCTTTAAGGTATCTTCATGATGAAGGTGTAGTTATTACAGATGACTATAAGTTGTTTTCTGCCAACATGAAAGTGGATTCTAAAATTGGTGAGAAAGCAAGATTTGGTATAAGAGCTACACCGTCTTATACAAAACAAAGAAGATTGCCAACGTCTATTCATAATCCAACACGTCAATCTCCATGGTTGCCTATTTATCATACAGAAGAATCTTTGCAATTTATTGATAGATCTGTTTATCCAGATGTTGGAGTTGGAGATTACTTTTACGAAAACCATTTAGTTGAATTAGATGTTAATGGAGATGGCAATGATAGTAGACCTCGTACATCGGGTGATTCTAACCCATATGCTCAATATGTGGAAAGAGAGCATTTTGAATATAACACCAAATTATTTGGGTCTACATACTTAAGTTATGAGCTTTTAGACGGGTTGACCGCTAAAACGCAATTAGGTGTTACACTTGAGCAGAGAAAGAGAACTAGATATGATGGTGTATTAAATCATGCAAGTGGTAATTCTAGAGCTTCTTATTATTTAGCTAATAGATTTAGAACAAGGGTTATTTCTGATAATACTTTGAACTATACAAAGACATTTGGTGATGATCACGATTTAAACTTGTTATTAGGGGCTACTATACAGAAAAGGAAATCTGAAGAAAGTATTACTACTGGTAGTGGTTTTTCTAATGATTTACTTAAAAACTTTCAAGGTGCTACTTTAGTTGACCTTCCTACAGAGATTAATACTGAGCTTAAAAAGTTAGGATACTTTGCAAGAGTTAACTACGCATACAAAGGAAAGTATTTAGTGAATGCTTCTTTTAGACGAGATGGTAGTTCTGTATTTGGTATAGATTCTAAATGGGGTAACTTCCCTGCTGTATCTGTAGGTTGGAATGTTGCTAAAGAAAATTTCTTGGTAAATAGTGACGCTGTTAATACTATGAAATTCAGAGCAAGTTACGGTCTTACCGGGGCAGAGAATTTTAATGTAGGTGATGATATTGTTAACTCATGGCCTTATTTGGCATTGTTACAAAATTCTAATTCAATTGATAATGGTAGTATTGCAGCTGGTGTATCTCCACTAAATATTGCTAACACATTATTACAATGGGAAGCTTCAAAGGAATTGACTGTTGGTTTGGATTATGGCTTCTTTAATAATAGAATCTCTGGTTCTATTGATTACTACGAAAGAACAAGTGATGAGTTGTTATTGAACAACCCTGTTTCTTACATATCTGGGTTTAATAGTGGTATTGTGAATTTAGGTGAAGTTCAAAACAAAGGTGTTGAACTTGAGTTGAGAACTAGAAATGTTTCTAATGAAAATTTCTCTTGGAATTCAACTTTTATAGCATCTACGAATAAAAATGAATTACTAAGCTTCGGAGATTCTAACAATGCTTTAATTGAAGATGATTATGGTAGAAATTCTCAATGGATTAATAGAATTGGAGAGCCAATATCTTCTTTCTGGGGTTACGTTGTAGATGAGGAAGCTTTTGATGAAACTTCTTTTAGAACAACATATGTTGACAGTCCTTGGAACAGGATAAATGGTCAGTCTGATGATACGATTGTTAAAGATTTAAATGGTGATGGTTTAATAACTGAAGAAGACAAAACTATTTTAGGTAGTCCTTATCCAGATTTGGTTTACAGTTTTACTAACGAATTTAAATTCGGAAATGTAGATTTTTCATTTATGGTTCAAGGTAGCTTAGGAGCTCAGGTTAATAATATTGGAGATCAATATTTCTACAACTGGTTTGGTAATAGAACAAGAAGTGGTGGTGAGTTAGAAGCGGTAGCTAATGGTCTAGTATCTGATGTTTCGTTCATTCAAGAAAAGGTATTGACAAGTGATGTTATTGCGAGTGCAGATTACTTCTCTTTACGTAATGTAAATCTTGGTTATAATTTTTCAAATGATGTTGCAGAACGTATAGGGGTAAGTGGTTTAAGAGTTTATGCTACTGCTCAGAATCTGCTTTATATCACTGCAGATGATTACCATGGTTTCAATCCAGAACATATAGATGGTAGCAATCCAAGAGCTTATGGTTCTCAAAGAGCAGGTACGCCAATCTTTAGAACGGTAACATTTGGTCTTAACGTTGACTTTTAA
- a CDS encoding bifunctional folylpolyglutamate synthase/dihydrofolate synthase: MTYKETLDWMFSQLPMYQNKGKSAFNSKLDGITSFTKHLNNPHTQFKSIHVAGTNGKGSSSHLLASVLQEAGYKVGLYTSPHLKDFRERVRINGEKIGKSWVVDFIAENKLFFTTNRLSFFEMTVGMAFSYFADQKVDIAIIEVGLGGRLDSTNIITPEVSLITNIGMDHTDMLGDTLAKIAGEKAGIIKKEVPIVISEYNEETAPVFISVAKENNSRIIFAEESEYADYKIGLLGAYQKKNIKGVLATLNTLTGFKVTENNIINGLGHVVENTQLMGRWQQIGSDPVIICDTAHNKEGISLVMEQVKKQTYEELHIVIGFVKDKDINRISPLFPKKATYYYCKPKNFRGLDEKKLARVFSDSGFKGEVYESVNKAFKAAKKRAKKNDFIYVGGSNFVVAEVL, encoded by the coding sequence GTGACCTATAAAGAGACATTAGATTGGATGTTTTCTCAACTTCCAATGTATCAGAATAAAGGTAAAAGCGCCTTCAATTCAAAACTAGATGGCATAACTTCATTTACCAAGCATTTAAACAATCCTCACACGCAATTTAAGAGTATACATGTAGCCGGTACCAATGGAAAAGGTTCTAGTAGTCATCTATTGGCTTCGGTTCTTCAAGAGGCTGGTTATAAAGTCGGCTTATATACCTCGCCACATTTAAAGGACTTCAGGGAGCGTGTGCGTATTAATGGAGAAAAGATAGGTAAGAGCTGGGTGGTTGACTTTATAGCTGAAAATAAACTATTTTTCACCACTAATAGGCTTTCTTTTTTTGAGATGACCGTAGGTATGGCATTCTCTTATTTTGCAGATCAAAAGGTAGATATAGCTATTATTGAAGTAGGTCTAGGCGGACGTTTAGATTCTACCAATATAATTACTCCAGAGGTTAGTTTGATAACCAATATAGGTATGGACCATACTGATATGCTGGGTGATACTCTTGCTAAGATTGCAGGAGAAAAAGCTGGAATAATCAAAAAAGAAGTACCTATAGTTATAAGTGAGTATAATGAAGAAACAGCTCCTGTTTTTATATCTGTAGCAAAAGAGAACAACTCTAGAATAATATTTGCTGAAGAATCTGAATATGCGGATTATAAAATTGGATTGTTAGGAGCTTATCAAAAGAAGAATATTAAGGGTGTGCTTGCCACTTTAAATACATTAACTGGTTTTAAAGTAACAGAGAATAATATAATAAACGGTCTAGGTCATGTAGTTGAAAATACACAATTAATGGGGCGTTGGCAGCAAATTGGCTCAGATCCGGTCATTATTTGTGATACCGCACATAATAAAGAAGGTATTTCGCTTGTCATGGAACAAGTAAAAAAACAGACATATGAAGAATTACATATTGTAATTGGCTTTGTAAAGGACAAGGATATTAATAGAATATCTCCCCTTTTTCCTAAAAAGGCAACATATTATTATTGTAAGCCAAAAAATTTTAGAGGACTTGATGAAAAAAAATTAGCACGTGTGTTTTCTGATTCAGGTTTTAAGGGTGAAGTTTATGAGTCTGTAAATAAGGCTTTTAAAGCAGCAAAAAAACGAGCAAAAAAAAATGATTTCATTTATGTTGGCGGCAGTAATTTTGTAGTAGCAGAAGTTCTTTAA
- a CDS encoding cell envelope integrity protein TolA, with translation MAFLDTKHKKKSLTLTTLLLSALLLVLFYIGLNYMDPPEENGISVNFGTMEFGSGKVQPKEKIQSEPLDTPPVEPTIQEVAETVEEPVEEVEGAIAEKEAPAEKLLTQDNQEAIKINQAKEAKRKADEAAADAKRKAEAAENKKRAEAAKIAKQKKDAEDKARQEQEAKKKALDAMMGGLNKSDGTASGSEGDDNRAGDKGQPDGDPYATSYYGSPGSGSGTGGYGLNGRSLVNKGKVQQECNESGRVVVKIIVDRNGKVISAEPGVRGTTNNNPCLLEPAKKTAFMHKWNLDGNAPSKQVGFVVVNFKLGE, from the coding sequence ATGGCATTTTTAGATACGAAACATAAAAAGAAATCATTGACACTTACCACATTGTTGTTAAGTGCTTTACTTTTGGTTTTATTTTATATCGGTCTAAACTATATGGATCCGCCAGAGGAGAACGGAATCTCCGTTAATTTTGGTACAATGGAATTTGGTAGCGGTAAAGTGCAGCCCAAGGAGAAAATACAATCCGAGCCTTTAGATACTCCTCCCGTTGAGCCTACTATACAAGAAGTTGCCGAAACTGTTGAGGAACCTGTAGAAGAAGTGGAGGGAGCTATAGCAGAGAAAGAAGCGCCTGCCGAAAAGTTGTTGACTCAAGATAACCAAGAGGCTATAAAAATCAATCAGGCAAAAGAAGCTAAAAGAAAGGCTGATGAAGCGGCTGCAGATGCAAAAAGAAAAGCAGAAGCTGCAGAGAATAAGAAAAGGGCTGAAGCAGCAAAAATTGCTAAGCAAAAGAAAGATGCCGAAGATAAGGCTCGCCAAGAGCAAGAAGCTAAAAAGAAAGCTTTAGATGCGATGATGGGAGGACTAAATAAATCTGACGGTACAGCATCTGGTAGTGAGGGCGATGATAATAGGGCAGGTGATAAAGGTCAGCCAGATGGTGATCCATATGCAACTAGTTATTACGGTAGCCCTGGTAGTGGCAGTGGAACAGGTGGCTATGGCTTAAATGGGAGGTCATTAGTTAATAAAGGAAAAGTGCAGCAAGAGTGTAATGAGTCTGGTAGAGTAGTGGTAAAGATTATTGTAGACCGCAATGGTAAAGTAATCAGTGCCGAGCCAGGTGTAAGAGGTACAACTAATAATAATCCATGTTTGTTAGAGCCTGCAAAGAAAACTGCATTCATGCACAAATGGAATTTAGATGGTAACGCACCAAGTAAACAAGTTGGTTTCGTAGTCGTAAACTTCAAATTAGGAGAGTGA
- a CDS encoding ExbD/TolR family protein has protein sequence MKLKGRNKVSPDFSMSSMTDIVFLLLVFFMLTANSPNALDLLLPKAKGKSTNTQNVSVSIDKNLQYFVNDERINGEYIEIELKKALAGQDSPTIILRAEESVAIKEAVNVMDIANRNNYKVILAVRPN, from the coding sequence ATGAAATTAAAAGGAAGAAATAAAGTCAGTCCAGACTTTAGCATGTCTTCAATGACAGATATTGTATTCTTGTTATTGGTGTTTTTCATGCTAACGGCAAATTCACCGAACGCTTTAGACTTATTGCTGCCTAAAGCGAAAGGGAAATCCACAAATACTCAAAATGTATCTGTTAGTATAGATAAGAACCTTCAATACTTCGTTAACGATGAACGTATTAATGGTGAGTACATAGAGATAGAGTTAAAAAAAGCTTTAGCTGGTCAAGATAGCCCTACTATCATACTTAGAGCAGAAGAAAGTGTTGCGATTAAAGAAGCTGTAAATGTTATGGACATCGCAAATAGAAATAATTATAAGGTTATTTTGGCAGTACGCCCAAACTAA
- a CDS encoding MotA/TolQ/ExbB proton channel family protein encodes MLLFQDLAQDTSEELLSEEKTLSVIDLIFNGGTGSVIIISVLFIMLGVALYIYFERLLAVNAASKIDKNFMNQIRDYVTTGKLDAAKILCAQTDSPVARLTEKGVSRIGKPLDDINTAIENAGTLEVYKLEKNVSILATVAGAAPMIGFLGTVIGMILAFHEMASSGGQAEMGSLASGIYTAMTTTVAGLIVGIIAYVGYNHLVNRTDKVVHKMEANAVEFLDLLNEPL; translated from the coding sequence ATGTTATTATTCCAGGATTTGGCTCAAGATACGAGCGAAGAATTATTGTCTGAAGAGAAAACGCTATCGGTCATTGATTTAATATTTAATGGTGGCACTGGTAGTGTAATCATTATCTCGGTTTTATTTATAATGTTGGGTGTTGCCCTTTATATCTATTTTGAGCGTTTGTTGGCTGTAAATGCTGCTTCTAAAATAGATAAGAATTTCATGAATCAGATTCGTGATTATGTGACAACAGGTAAATTAGATGCGGCAAAAATACTTTGTGCCCAAACAGATTCGCCAGTAGCAAGATTGACGGAGAAAGGTGTATCTCGAATAGGTAAGCCTTTAGATGATATAAATACTGCAATAGAAAACGCAGGTACTCTTGAAGTTTATAAGCTAGAAAAAAATGTTAGTATTTTAGCAACTGTAGCCGGTGCGGCTCCAATGATCGGTTTTTTAGGAACTGTTATTGGTATGATTCTTGCATTTCATGAAATGGCCAGTAGTGGTGGTCAGGCAGAAATGGGTTCATTGGCATCTGGTATTTATACGGCGATGACGACAACGGTTGCGGGTCTTATAGTTGGTATTATAGCTTATGTAGGGTATAATCATTTAGTGAACAGAACTGATAAGGTGGTTCATAAAATGGAGGCTAACGCTGTAGAATTCTTAGATCTATTAAACGAACCTCTTTAA
- the nhaD gene encoding sodium:proton antiporter NhaD yields METIIVIVFLAGYLAITLEHNLKIDKLIPALAMMAILWALIALGIDGYENWFDSAHQSLVEGFSDFGHLDRMHMMEESLLHHLGKTAEILFFLLGAMTIVEIIDYFDGFATIKGFIKTKQKSKLLWLFSILAFVLSAIIDNLTATIVLITILQKVIKDRETKLWFAGMIVITANAGGAWSPIGDVTTTMLWIANRVSAGQLVLHVLLPSLVCMIVPVVIASRFKVFKGLIDGELDGENSKSKYSGVMLYLGLGAILFVPIFKTVTHLPPYVGMMLSLAVVATFAEIYSNKKFSISSVDQEGQDSEGHHSPVHHSLSKIELPSILFFLGILLAVAAMESLGILFNAAGALNEAIPNTDIVVMLFGIGSAVIDNVPLVAASMGMFSEPMDSPLWHFIAYSAGTGGSMLIIGSAAGVVAMGMEKIDFFWYLKKIAWLAFVGFVSGAIVFILLRDFVLNA; encoded by the coding sequence ATGGAAACCATCATTGTTATTGTTTTTTTGGCAGGATACCTTGCCATTACCTTAGAACACAATCTTAAAATAGATAAATTAATCCCTGCATTAGCTATGATGGCTATACTTTGGGCTCTTATTGCCCTTGGAATTGATGGCTATGAAAATTGGTTTGATTCTGCTCATCAAAGCCTTGTGGAAGGGTTTAGTGATTTTGGGCATTTAGATAGGATGCACATGATGGAGGAATCCCTTTTGCATCATCTAGGTAAAACGGCAGAGATTCTTTTCTTTCTTTTAGGTGCGATGACAATTGTTGAGATCATTGATTATTTCGATGGTTTTGCAACTATAAAAGGTTTTATTAAAACAAAGCAAAAAAGTAAATTACTTTGGTTGTTTTCAATCTTAGCATTCGTATTGTCTGCTATCATAGATAACTTAACGGCAACCATTGTTTTGATCACCATACTTCAAAAAGTAATTAAGGATAGAGAAACAAAATTATGGTTTGCAGGTATGATTGTAATTACGGCAAATGCGGGTGGTGCGTGGTCTCCAATTGGTGATGTTACCACTACAATGTTATGGATTGCGAATAGAGTTAGTGCGGGTCAGTTAGTGCTTCACGTACTTTTGCCTTCATTAGTTTGTATGATCGTACCAGTTGTAATAGCAAGTAGGTTTAAGGTGTTTAAAGGTTTGATTGATGGCGAATTGGATGGTGAGAATTCTAAATCTAAGTATAGCGGAGTAATGTTGTATTTGGGTCTAGGTGCTATTTTGTTCGTTCCTATTTTTAAGACAGTAACTCATTTGCCTCCTTATGTAGGTATGATGTTATCATTAGCCGTAGTAGCAACATTTGCTGAAATTTATAGTAATAAGAAATTTAGTATTTCTTCCGTAGATCAGGAAGGTCAAGATAGCGAAGGGCACCACAGTCCTGTTCATCATTCTTTATCTAAAATAGAATTGCCGAGTATCTTATTTTTCTTAGGAATATTATTGGCGGTAGCAGCCATGGAATCATTAGGTATACTATTTAATGCTGCAGGAGCTCTTAATGAGGCGATACCTAATACTGATATTGTTGTAATGTTATTTGGTATAGGTTCTGCGGTAATTGATAACGTACCGTTAGTTGCGGCAAGTATGGGTATGTTTAGTGAGCCTATGGATAGTCCGCTTTGGCATTTTATAGCTTACTCTGCCGGTACAGGTGGTAGTATGTTAATAATAGGGTCTGCCGCAGGAGTTGTTGCAATGGGAATGGAGAAAATTGATTTTTTCTGGTATCTTAAAAAGATTGCATGGTTGGCATTCGTAGGTTTTGTTAGTGGGGCGATCGTTTTTATCCTGTTAAGAGATTTTGTGCTCAACGCATAA
- a CDS encoding acyl-CoA dehydrogenase, whose translation MDFSLNEEQKLIQEAARDFAQTELLAEVIERDDAQRFPTEEIKKLGELGFLGMMVDPKYGGSGLDTLSYVIAMEEISKIDASTSVVMSVNNSLVCWGLEKFGSEAQKEKYLTKLSTGEHIGAFCLSEPEAGSDATSQKTTAIDMGDHYIVNGTKNWITNGGTASTYIVIAQTDKEKKHRGINALIIEKGTPGFEIGPKENKLGIRGSDTHSLIFNDVKVPKENRIGEDGFGFKFAMKTLAGGRIGIAAQALGIAAGAYELALKYSKERKAFGTEISNHQAIAFKLADMHTEIQAARLLVYQSAIDKDNGNDYDLSGAMAKLYASKVAMETTVEAVQIHGGNGFVKDYHVERLMRDAKITQIYEGTSEIQKIVISRSILK comes from the coding sequence ATGGATTTTTCATTGAATGAAGAACAAAAACTTATACAAGAAGCTGCACGCGATTTTGCCCAAACCGAGCTCTTAGCAGAAGTTATTGAACGTGACGATGCCCAGAGATTCCCTACAGAAGAAATCAAAAAATTGGGAGAACTTGGTTTTTTAGGAATGATGGTGGACCCAAAGTATGGTGGCAGCGGCCTAGACACCCTTTCATATGTTATTGCAATGGAAGAAATATCAAAGATTGATGCTTCTACTTCTGTTGTAATGTCTGTAAACAACTCACTGGTATGTTGGGGATTGGAGAAATTTGGCTCTGAAGCTCAAAAAGAAAAATACCTTACCAAGCTTTCTACAGGAGAGCACATAGGCGCTTTCTGCCTATCTGAACCAGAAGCAGGTAGCGATGCCACTTCTCAAAAAACAACGGCCATAGATATGGGCGACCATTATATCGTTAACGGTACTAAAAACTGGATTACGAACGGTGGTACAGCCAGTACATATATTGTAATCGCCCAAACTGACAAAGAAAAAAAGCACAGAGGCATTAACGCCTTAATTATTGAAAAAGGTACTCCCGGATTTGAAATAGGACCTAAAGAAAACAAATTAGGTATTAGAGGAAGCGATACGCATTCATTAATATTCAACGATGTTAAAGTCCCTAAAGAAAATAGAATTGGTGAAGACGGTTTTGGTTTTAAATTCGCCATGAAAACTTTGGCAGGTGGTCGTATTGGAATTGCAGCTCAGGCATTGGGTATTGCCGCCGGTGCATATGAATTAGCATTAAAATACTCAAAAGAACGTAAGGCTTTTGGAACGGAAATAAGTAATCATCAAGCTATCGCATTTAAACTTGCTGATATGCATACTGAAATTCAAGCCGCTAGACTACTAGTATACCAATCTGCAATTGACAAGGACAATGGAAATGATTATGACCTTTCTGGCGCAATGGCAAAATTATATGCATCAAAAGTTGCAATGGAAACAACGGTTGAAGCTGTTCAAATTCACGGTGGAAACGGATTCGTAAAAGACTATCATGTGGAACGTTTAATGAGAGATGCCAAAATCACACAGATTTACGAGGGCACTTCTGAAATTCAAAAAATCGTCATTTCAAGAAGCATTTTGAAGTAA